The genomic stretch CTGACTTGTATTCTTGCTTGAGCCTCATAAGCGACACTAAATATCACGGGTAAAACACAAGATACGAAATCACCACTTCAATGAGCTAGCTTGGGTATGAGCACTTCACTTGCGGCTTTTAACCTTCTAACTGGCTTGGTAAAACAAGGTAAACGACTGCTCCATACTATAGCTAATAGCATTGAAACGATAAAGCTGTATCACGGCTAGAATCCAGATTTCCAGGAATATACGAGAACTTCAAAGCAAAGGCAGAATTACACTCTCTAAATTAAATGGCTACCACAATTCTATCTGAAAACTAAAATTCTGAGATCGGCAGATCAAACTAATAGCTGACTTGAATCCTTAGAGCTGGTCTAGCTGACTGTCAATCTGATAGTTGGCTCACAACCTTATATCACGGGTTCGAATCTGGTATCGTCAAAGAACTCCCACCGGCCTGTCATGTGGTGGGTGGCACTGATGTCGAGGCACCACCCATCGATCTTGTTGCTGCCGCCGGATCCGCTGCTGAGGAGGGCATGTGCCTTGGGCTCGTCGAGGTGGAGAAGAGCCGCTGCAGCCAGTGCTGTTGGAGGTGGCTCGGTGCTAGCATGTGTCATGAACAAAGCtggctgctcctcctcctccgcctgcgCGACGTGGGTCTGAGCGTGTCGTGGCTGCCTGCAATCCTTAGCCCAATGGCCAGCAAGACCACAGTTCTTGCAGCAGTCATCTTGTGCCGGCTTGGGTTTTTCGGCGGCGGCGCTTTGGACACCTCCGCGGGCGCCTCCGTTGGCACGCCCTTGCGCCCCGGCCTGGGCGCCTTTGCGTGACTTGCCGCGCTTGCCACGCTTGCGGCTGGCTACTGCAGAAGAAGGCTCCCCCTTCTTCTTGTCACCTTGCCCGACAGCCACTGCTCCTGGGTGAGAAGGAGCTTGGGCCCCGAGGAGGGTTGTGGCTCATCATTGTCGACGACCTTGAGGCGACCTATCGCCTCCTCGATCGACATCGTGGAGAGGTCTAGCAGAGACTCGATTGAGCGAGCCATCTGCCTGTACTTCTCGGGGACGCAGCGGAAGAGCTTCTCGACAGCTCTCTCGTCGCTGTAGGTGTTGTCACCAAACTACAccactttctacagcaaagtgtTGAGACGAAGAGCAAAATCATCAACGTCCTCACCTGGCTTGAAGGCCAGGTCCTCCCACTCCTTGCGGAGTTGCTGCAATGTGGACTTGCGGGCGCGATCACTGCCGATGCATGCTGCAGCAATGGCGTCCCAAGCATCCTTGACAGTCCGCTTGCTGGTAAGCGAGAACTGCATCTCAGTCGGGACTGCAGCGATGAGGGCATTCAATGCCCGTCGATCCTGGTCGTAGTCGACGTCGCCGTACCGAACTGCCTCCCACATGTGCAGCACCTGAAGTCTCACCTTCATCACCGTAGCCCACTCAATGTAGTTAGTCTTGGTGAGGTTAGGCCATCATCCACCAGGGCCAACGTCCCTGGCAACAACCTGGTACCCATGGTAGCCATGGTACCGGTCCGAGGAGAGAGAGCCACGCGGCCTGCGAAGGCCGTGCTCTCCCTCGACCCGTCCACCGCCGTTGCCATGTGCGCCTCCTCCAGGAGCGCCGCCGGCTCCACCACGGTACCGGTCCGGGGAGAGAGAGCCACGCGGCCTGCGAAGGCCGTGCTCTTCCTCTACCCGTCCACCGCCGTTGTCGTGCGCGCCTCCTCCAGGAGCGCCGCCAGCGCCTCCACGCCTGTCTGGACTGCGGCCACGCTCGTGGGCGTGCACAGCTGCCCACTGCGCCGCTCGCCGGCGTGCTGCATCTCTCTCCAGCAGCTCTAGGTCTGGGTCAGCACTGTCATCAGCAGCGATGGAGCTGCTGTGACTGCTGCGCAGGTCCTCAACCTCCGCTGCCGCTGCACGCGCTGTAcctgcagcagctgctgcctCCACCTCCGCTCTGGCTGCTGCCAGCTCCGCTTGGGCCAGCCTCGACGCCCTCGCTGCTGCTGCAGCGGTCGCTGCCGCCGCTCGTCTGCGCTCCTCTGCTGCAGCGAGGTCGGCCTCCTGCCGACGCCGCGCGCTCGAGGTGCCCGAGTGTTGAGACTGCCCTTCTGCGGCCATGGCGTGCAGTTGCGCGGAGAGCAGAGGCAGCCGGAACAGCTGCTGCTGCCCGGGGCTGCTGCGAGGCAGGGAGCTCAACTGGAGAAGGGATTGAGCAGGAAATGCTTAGGCTACAGGATACTAAGGCTCCGATACCACCACTTGTTAGTCGCTAGATCCTTGCTCTAGGTGTGAGCAGGATCCTTACTCTCATTGAGAGGATAGCACACAGGGGCAATTTTCTGGGTTTATTTCTCACACAATGCTATACCAACCTGAGGGGTTAGGGATACATATTTATAGAGCTGCTAACCAGCCAACATATGCCAAGATGCTAGTCTAAGATGCTGTCCTATAGATGCTAACTGTTGTCCTAAAAACAGTCAAGATGCTGTCCTACAGATACTAACTGTTGTCCTAAAATTAGTCAAAGATGCTGTCCTACACAAGGACCACGTGCTGCCTACTGCAACCCACAACCAGCCAATAGAGACTAGCCAACAGAGACTTATCCATCACCGCTTCGATCTTCTGGTGATGACGAAATTCACAGATCTTGTGATCGCCTCACCAAGCACTGCAGAAATTATTGTCTATTTCGGCACTCTGCTTGCTCGTATCAGGAAGATCACACAGTGGGTGAAGGAGCTAAGAGTGTTTCCCAGTTGATCCGAAACCTTTCGTGTGTTATACAGGAGGAATAGAAACCTTTCAAAGTTCTAACACAGCAGGTCACGGAGGGagcgagagcgagggaggaataCAAACCTATTGCAATTTGTTTGCAAGTCACAAACCTGCAAGCTGAGAAAGGTACATCTTTGACTTCTCAACATCAGTGACGCGCGGAGCCAATAACCATCACCATGAAGTTCACTACAGTTTGTATCTGCGGTCACAAACATGTTTGCATGCCTGCCCTGCATCTGCGGTCACTAATGACTAATAAATGGTGGCCAAACATGAAGTTCACTACAGCAGAAATGATTGTAGGGTTGGTTAAAAATGGGTTTTATAGTGGATTTCGAAACCAAAACTATCTAGTTGCAACTTGCAGCAGCAGAAAAAAATAGCTCTACAATTCTTGTTTTGAAGCAAAAGATATCTGCATCTCAAAGCAAAAAAAATTAATGTGGAATGGTTGGCATCCTTTCCTTTCCTATACTAAACACAAGGTACAAAACAGTGTCTAGAGTGAACCAAGTTTGAACAATCCTTATGTACATCGAGTAGCCTCATCTGGATTGCCTCTACAAATTGTCTGCGTACCGATAGATGGTGAGAAATTCCAGACCTGAATCCTGGACAGAATAAAATACCCCAGCAGACACTAAACATCATAGGTATGGTTTGACGTAACAAATGAACAGCCTTGTCAGTAGTCATCTTCATCAAGGCATTGGCTAACTTATTGCATCAGGTGAAAAAAAAGATGAGATGTGCACAGTGCACTATCAGAAAATGTAATGCAGCTCTATGTAGTGAAGGCAACTTGTGATGCATGATTCAAGCAGGAAGACATCAGGTGTCACTGCTTGGACTTCTCTTTGTTTTGGTTTGGCAGGCTTTGTACTTGGACGCTTTGTTTTTTCCCAACttctcttaatgaaatacatgcAATGCACATTCTTGAAAACCTTACTGCCTGGACAACTTCTGCAGCTGATGAACAGTTAGTAAGAAGCATCTCTAATTTTTTGGTACATCCTCCTGTATATGGTTGCTCCTTCAAGCTCTGCATGGATTTCTCGCTCTGTCCGGATTCCCATTGGGTTGTCCAGAAGCCATCCTTCATGGTCACACTGAAGATCTTGATCGACATAATTAACATGTGCCAAAATATCAGAGTACCCATCAAACCTTTCTCTCATGTCTACAGCTACTTCCAGTACATCTGATTGTATGAAAACCTAGCATCAATACACTGAGATGTTAGCCTGAAGAAATGAAAGACATGTGTGGGAGATCACAACAGCAAAAACAAAAATGAAGTACATGACGAAAACTGGCCTTAGTCCAAATTTAAATGTATGGCATGAATGTATTAGGTTATCTTGATCTAACTATCGCCATGCAGTGCATTGAGCCTGCAGGTTTAGTATGAGTAGAGCAATGATTATTACAGCATTTGGATGTAACTAGTTCATGCCTTTGAAATTAGAAATACAAAGCTTGGAATACAGAAATGCCATACCCGTCCACCTAAACAGAGATTCTTTGTGATTGAATCGACCAATGGTTGCTGCAGAACTCTTCTTTTGTGATGTCTCTTTTTGAAGTGTGGATCAGGACACTACAAATTCAGCAAATAGACATCTAAAATCTCACTTCCATTTCCATAAAATCAGGAAATAACAAAGCAGTGAATCAGAATAGTTATCACTGAGCTGACAGATATAACTAAAGGACTGATGCAGCACCCAGCTACACTCACCAGTATTGAAACAAGTGACAAGGGACCAGGGTATGACGATATGATTTTCTGAAAAGACACCGTTGCATTTGCAAACATAAAACAGCTGTGGAAAGAGAATAATTTGAAGTACTGTTACATTACTGCACCAGTAAGAAAGAGCAAGTGCCGAATTCAGATGTCAGGCAACTTACACATTCATAAGCCCCAATTCATTCACCCAGAATTGTGCCCGCTCCACCAACTACAGAAATAGAATAAGTAGAACATCACGAAACTACAATTTTAACAATTCATGAGTACCGGATACAATTAGAAGGATCCTATCTTAGGCATAAACCAAACCTAATTTGGAAGGCTCACAAAGAAAACAAATGCAAATTTAAATGATTTGCTTGGACGCTTATACAAGGCAAAATTCTCACGGCAGACAACTTGGAGTTAAGGGGCTGGCCTCATCAAGAtaattgcattatgtgcaaTGGACCGCTCAAGACTAGCATACACTTATGCCTCTTATGCCAAAATGTTTCAATGGCCTGACAATCTATGTAATGTGGAACCTCTGGAAAGAATGAAACTGAATGATCTTTGAGAATTGTTTCCAAACAGCACAGTGAGTGCCTTTGAAAGCAAAATAAGACATCGACCAAAGGAGGGCATATGCTTCGTGGTTCATTTTCTTTGCTTCGTGCTGTGACAATGCAGGCTGTGTGCTGTGTCACGCTTTGGGTGGACTGCTTGAGGTTCCCAGTGCTTTGTTTCTAAAACTGTTTTGAACTCTCTTTTCTCTCTTAAACTGAAAGGCAAAGCTCCTGCCACTTAtacatcaaaaaaaaaaaaaaacccagaaactaaacaagctgaAACCTTAAACCAATTAAAACCTTTTCGCGGATTTCTAACCCAAGGTAGTTCTGCCTCTTGTCAGAATTCTTCGCGTGCCAAATCAAGAACCTCCCACTCCCTGGACATAAGATTCCCTGTGAACATCCTTCTCCAAGCAACCAACTGTCACAAGGAATCAATGATAAAACTAAATCAAAGTAGCACTTGCGCACCGCAGCCGATGTCGACCATGAGGGGGAGCAGGGGGTCGTCGAACACCTCCTTCCACTCTGGCGGCTCCGTGGGCTCCTACACACCGCAAAACAGAGCACAAATTAGCGGAAAAATACGAGTGCCTGTGCTCGATTGGCAATCTTGAAAAAATGGGTGGGGAATCAGGAGTGCTTTACCGAGAAGGATGAGCTGAGCGGGTTCACGTGCTGCCGTATGCGCATGTGATGGCCCCTCTGCGTACAGAGATGGATGAGCGGTAAGATTGGTATACCACCGGGGATAGGGACCAAGAGAAGAAGGGTGGCGACAGACGTTGGGGTACAGAGGCCGGAGGTTGAGGTCGGCGTACTCCTTGTCCACGGCGTCGGGGCTCTGCGCAGCGGAACACCGAGTCCGGGACGAGGGAGGGCGGCGGGCGGAGggaaggc from Sorghum bicolor cultivar BTx623 chromosome 3, Sorghum_bicolor_NCBIv3, whole genome shotgun sequence encodes the following:
- the LOC110433705 gene encoding glycine, alanine and asparagine-rich protein-like; the encoded protein is MQGRHANMFVTADTNCSELHGDGYWLRASLMLRSQRCTFLSLQLSSLPRSSPGQQQLFRLPLLSAQLHAMAAEGQSQHSGTSSARRRQEADLAAAEERRRAAAATAAAAARASRLAQAELAAARAEVEAAAAAGTARAAAAEVEDLRSSHSSSIAADDSADPDLELLERDAARRRAAQWAAVHAHERGRSPDRRGGAGGAPGGGAHDNGGGRVEEEHGLRRPRGSLSPDRYRGGAGGAPGGGAHGNGGGRVEGEHGLRRPRGSLSSDRYHGYHGYQVVARDVGPGG
- the LOC8075449 gene encoding uncharacterized protein LOC8075449 — translated: MAWMAAATLCCRLLRLPSARRPPSSRTRCSAAQSPDAVDKEYADLNLRPLYPNRGHHMRIRQHVNPLSSSFSEPTEPPEWKEVFDDPLLPLMVDIGCGSGRFLIWHAKNSDKRQNYLGLEIREKLVERAQFWVNELGLMNVCFMFANATVSFQKIISSYPGPLSLVSILCPDPHFKKRHHKRRVLQQPLVDSITKNLCLGGRVFIQSDVLEVAVDMRERFDGYSDILAHVNYVDQDLQCDHEGWLLDNPMGIRTEREIHAELEGATIYRRMYQKIRDASY